GAAGTGCTCTTCAAAATCCGCTCGGCAACATGCAGCCTGATTTGTAGTTGAGTTCGATTTAACGGCTTGGCGAGGAAGTCATCCACCCCTGCATCCATCGCCTTAAAGTAATTATCCTCTTCACCAATATTAGCAGTTAACATGATGAAATACGTATAGTCTGACTTTTTATGCCCACGAATGTGCTCGCAAAGCTCAATACCATCCATGTTCGGCATCAACCAGTCACTGACAATTATACGAGTGGGCATGGTTTGATACATTCTCCAAGCCTCTTCGCCGTCGTTAGCCACAGTGACTTCATAACCCATTTGCTCAAGATTCGTCTGTAGCAGACGCTGAGAAATGAAATCGTCTTCCGCGATTAAAACGTTCATAGCCAATATGAAAGGAGACATTACAGCCCCATTTTCAATTTTGCCACTGTAATCTGTAAAAGATGTCCCTCAGACGCTTTCTAAATCAATAAGAAAACGTAAAAATGCGATAAATCCAGAAGACTTACCCTTAAACCGCGGAGACTTCCCCTGCTTTGCACAACTCAGCAAAAGTTTTAATTTTGACCCAAACGTTAGAGAGGCCATTGCGCCGATTCGGCGTCAAATGTTGAGTAATACCAACTTCAGTGAGGAAATCAGGTTCATTCTCCAGTATCTCCAATGGAGTCGCACCACTGTAGAGATTTGTTAGCAGACCAGCCACGCCTTTGGTAATGACAGCATCAGAATCGGTCTCGAAATAACAAAGCCCATCTTCAAAACGTGGAACGAGCCATAAATTCGACTGGCAACCTTCAATGCGGAATGCGTCAATTTTGTACTCATCAGCAAGACTCGACTGCCCTTTGGCTTCATCGATAATATATGCAAAACGCTCTTGTGGGTCGTCGATGAATGACAACTCCTCAACCAGCTGATCTCGTTTCTCTACTAAAGACATATTTAAATCTAATTATATCACCTCTCGGTATCCTTTCAAAGGGCTTAAGCCCAAATTGCGCACAGTCGAGCGAAACCTGCTACATCTGGAATATATTCAGCAAACTAGAGGTGTTTTCTGAAAGAAAACAACAAGACACCCCAAATTACTGCCACTCAGGTGGATTTTGGAGCTCAGGACGTAAAACTCCAATATGGGGAAGGTTGCGATAGCGCTCGGCAAAATCCAAACCGTAACCTACGACAAATTCATTCGGAATTTTGAAGCCGACATAAGTGGCCTCGTAGCGACATTGCCGTCGTCCTTGTTTCTCAAGCAAAACACAAGTCTCCAGAGTCTGAGGCTCAAATGTCTGCAGTATCATAACCAGCTTCTCAAGCGTCTTCCCCGTATCCAAAATGTCATCGACCAGCAGGACATGTCGACCGGTCAAATCAAGACGAATCTGGTCAATGATCTCTGGTTCAGTAATGGGACTGTCCTCATTCTGGTAGGAAGAAACTCGGACACAGTCAACACGCGCGTACATATTAATCCTGCGTAAAAGGTCTGCCGCAAAAATGATTGAACCATTTGTTATACATATCAGCGTAAGCTCTTCCACACCATTACTCTGATAATGATTCGTGATGGTCTCACCAAGTTCATCGAGACGCTTATCGATTGCATCCGCATTCACAAGAATACGGGCCAAATCACTCTCCATGGCTGTCTCAATCATAGTTCTTTGGGTTCTTGGAACGAATCAGGGAATTCTTTTCGAGCCTCTTCCAGAGCCTCATCAATGCGATGCTCAAGGCGCGATGCTCCCGGTGTGGTTTGTGCAGCTAAAAGCAATTCTACTGCAGAATCATCATCCTTTTTCAGGGC
The Rubellicoccus peritrichatus DNA segment above includes these coding regions:
- a CDS encoding response regulator, with amino-acid sequence MNVLIAEDDFISQRLLQTNLEQMGYEVTVANDGEEAWRMYQTMPTRIIVSDWLMPNMDGIELCEHIRGHKKSDYTYFIMLTANIGEEDNYFKAMDAGVDDFLAKPLNRTQLQIRLHVAERILKSTSRIKSLENVLTICAYTKRINFPDEGWQTIEEFMDNHLGIKLSHGIDPDHYEKVIKPELEKLKTTE
- a CDS encoding SufE family protein, encoding MSLVEKRDQLVEELSFIDDPQERFAYIIDEAKGQSSLADEYKIDAFRIEGCQSNLWLVPRFEDGLCYFETDSDAVITKGVAGLLTNLYSGATPLEILENEPDFLTEVGITQHLTPNRRNGLSNVWVKIKTFAELCKAGEVSAV
- the hpt gene encoding hypoxanthine phosphoribosyltransferase, with amino-acid sequence MIETAMESDLARILVNADAIDKRLDELGETITNHYQSNGVEELTLICITNGSIIFAADLLRRINMYARVDCVRVSSYQNEDSPITEPEIIDQIRLDLTGRHVLLVDDILDTGKTLEKLVMILQTFEPQTLETCVLLEKQGRRQCRYEATYVGFKIPNEFVVGYGLDFAERYRNLPHIGVLRPELQNPPEWQ